The following is a genomic window from Trichomycterus rosablanca isolate fTriRos1 chromosome 24, fTriRos1.hap1, whole genome shotgun sequence.
TTGCAAATGCAATTTGGTGGCTCATCTCAATTTCAGGACTGAGTTAACTGGTTGTCCCGGTTGCCAAACACCACCTCCAGACCTGACTTAAGTGAAATTCCAGAAAACTTTTACCCAGGCAGGCTGAACTAAATTTGATCTGTATATTTTACATGGCATATAGGATCACACTTTATATGATATTTCCATCTATAACAATTCAGTTGTGTGATCCTACTGCGAGCATTATGCACATGGTGACATAACCCCAAGGTTCACCAATGTACACAAGCTCGTTAACTGTTACTGGTACAGAGACcccagagcagacagagcaggcCCAGGACCCCAGGAGGgattatatttaacaaatagcTATGAAAAGCCTGGGGATCCCCCAGGAGGAGCACAAATCTGTGGCAAGGGATTGAGAAATCTGGGCTTATCTTCACAGCTTGCTGCCACCGCAACCTTAGGAGAAGGAGTTTGGAAAATGAGGTTTTATACTAAGCAAGCTAAATCTAATTAGAAAGCTGGTTGAAGGTTTTGTGTAGGGGTTGAACAGTGGCAAAGTATTTTAacagaacagcaaaaacagAATACATGCTTTAAAAGCCTAAAAAAGACTAAATCCAATACAGTCTTATGTAGACCATTAAATCACAGAGCTGTTTAAGATAAAACAAACCACATCTGAggaaaacatttatatttattctaaatacAATCATAATCAGGCAATTGTGCATCAGTAGTTTGGAAAGTGTGCGGAACTagttttataattcacattttatttattaatttagtggTCGAACAAAGACCACATATGCTTCACACTGGGTTAAAACTGAACTAACAAGCCTGGACTTTGACATGTGAATAGTGATTTACACAGaatatattacaatatacatataaacatttatGTTAAAAAGTATGATCACTGCTGGAGACCACTGATGACATTTTTCACCATGAGGAACTGCGACTCTCGGTGGGAACGCTTAAGTTTTGCTCTCCTGTTCTGGAACCAGATCTAAtacaaagaaaaagaacaatacTGTTAAACATATTTTGTGATATAGATCTATCTATATAGATCTATAAACAGTTCAGACATGCTATAGAAAACCACATTCCTTTTATTGCTGTAGCCTTTAAATATTGTATCCAAACCTTCAAATTTAAAATGACTTAGAAGAACACGGTTTATCCTTACCTGTATTCTGTCCTCATCGATGTGCAGTTTCTGGGCAAGCTCCTCTCGTACATCAATGCCTGGGTAGGAGTTCACTTGAAACACGCTCTCAAGTATCTCAATCTGGAAAAACAAGATTTAAGGAAAATTGATCTAATGTCCACAGCTACTacgttgtatttttttttctaaataactAGATTTTTAGAAAACAGAGAGGGGGTGTTCTACCTGTAAGCTGGAGAAGGCCGTCCTTGGTCTCCTTCCTAGACACCAGCTTGGTGATCGTCTGCAGCTCTCCACCGACTCTTCACATTTGCCCTTATCTGTCACCAAAACTTCCAGTGAGCTATTCATCTTTAAATCATCTTGTGTTGGTTGTACATCTAGATAAAATTGACAGCAGATTTTTGATGAGTTTATTTAACCAAGAAAAGACATTAACAGCTACAACTTTTATCAGACAACAGACAGCTGTGATTATAAGTGCTATGCAGCCAAAGAGGAAATCTGTATCAGTGATTTTTATTCAACAGACTTACTGTTAGTTTTTACCGATTGTATGTAAgactttattaaattattattattactataaataaTGTTTGATGTTAGTTTTTTACTGTACAGATAGAAAATGTTTTACacgttattttaataaataataacatgttTTGCCTATTATTTCGAAACAAATTATTTGGTATTATTCCATAATTacataaaaaactgaaacaatctATGATGATAATTATGATTTTGGTGATGATTATGGCTCTTTTTAATGAGTCATATTAAATGACTCGATTCACTATTAGGAGTCGATTCTATCATctttaaaacagattttttatttagtgtttttaacccGTCAAAGCTTACAAATATAATcaattatgtttgtttgtttgtttatgataATTTGTTAATCTAACTACTAATTTACAATCTCACCACTAATTTTCCAAATAATATTACATTGCTAAAACGACTGATTCAAAGAGCCGACTCAAAGAGTCCCTTATAAGACAGCAGAACACTGCCATTATCTTGACAGGCTTGTTGTACTATCGTGAAAtgttattatatgttatattcTATTTTGACATACTATCCACCCCAGGCTGACCTTACACACATGTAAGCATATTAACGTGTAATTGTACCTGTCCATGGTCTGTGAGGGGTGTAAATGGTCCTCTGCTCAGGTCGGTCCAGTCCCAGTATGCGGTCTATAGTGAAGAGTGAGAATCCGTTTTGCTGTGTGGTAAAACTATCAGACGCCATGTTCACTCACTGAATCAATTCCTCCAGCTCTGAGAGCAAGTGTGATACTTCACTCCTGCCCGTGGCTTTATAAAACTAAGTGGGTGTGACCAGTCAGTACTGGAATTAAAACCACAACTTTTCCATCTGAATGGGTTTGGGTCCCAGTATGGGGGCTGAGGGTCGATCTACAGGTAATTCTGTGTCCGAATTAGTCTGTACAAGCGTGAGCACTGAGGCGTTATCTATTAGAGAGACAGATTCCCTGCTAGCTACTTATTTACTGAGACAAAACAGAGCTggtgttcctttatttttgccCACCAGGTAGAAAATGAGGTGTAGTATTAATTCCCTTTAGCCGTGCTGGTGAATCCTCTCATTTCCTTCAGCAGACGGGCTGCATTATGAGAGAGCAGTCAGCTAGTGAGTAATCTCATTTATAGctgcttttctttaaaaatgtaaaacagtcCTAATAAAAGTGGTCTGAAGCTATTAAAGCTAATCCTGCTGAATATCCCCTCCTCTTGCTCTTGTCATGCAGAAGAATAATCCCATAGCAGGTCTACAACATGCTCTCTATTGTTCCCATTCACTAACTGAATCTATCTATTCAGCCCagcttaaataaataagttaacttgtttatttactcatttacttagGAACTAAAGTGCACAAGCTCGGTCCCTCTGCCCTGTTTTGTCATGGAAAAAGTTGGACTAATTAGAGTTATTTAAATGCAAACCAGAATGCAGGCCAATTAGGCTTAGATGCAGAAAAAGCCTATTATCAGTGggacaatattttaaataatgctgATTGGCAAGTGAAccagttttcatttttaaactctTTGCCTGCAATGGCATAAGCAAATCTAAAGGCTTTATAAtcagaaacaaaataaagcagaaGAAATAGCTTTATCATTACAAGTGATCCTGAAAGTGATCTATGTGCGAATCATAAAAATTCAACCAATTAGTTCGAATACATGACATTTGTTGtctttttacaaaaatgttaactagtttaaatgcagttttatcatGTGGAATTTCAACGTGCAGAATTTTAATACTCTGAAACTTAAGTTGGTGTCAAGTATCCTTTACCCCAAACCCCCCAAAATAATCTATTGTTTGAAAAAATCTGCAATGTACAGTACGTCATCATACAGTGCATTTCTGtccgtttatttattttactcaaatgatTTACTGTATGCTTGTGTAAACACACCCTTTAACGCTGAgcatataataaattataaaatgtttcTTTTGCATACAAACTAAAATGTGTATACTGCAGGCTTAAGTTCTACCTTCATTATCAATGGTGTATTATACAACCTGGTGCTGTTGGCATAAGAATTGTCCTTGTCACTGTCATGGATAATAATAACACTTTAAATGTTTGGCTGATGGTTGTTACTAATAACTCACATGATATATGCACCAAAAATGATCAGCACAAAGACCTAAGTGACTTTAATCAGGgccaaatcattatggccaAATAACAGTTGACATATCTATAAAACAAAAAGGGGTGCTCACAAAAGATCTTCAATGTTgctatatttttgacccaaggAGAGCTGAATAACCTTGCTATTGGGAGGTGCTCTTGTAggtgctggtcccaagcataaataaaattaaagaggGTTGAATGCAGTGGACATATATGAAATTAACAAAAGTTGTTAAATACTCGTTTGAACTGAAGTAATTGCCACTAAGACTAGTGTAATTTTGGAAGCAATACAGTTACCCTTTTTATgcaaatctaaataaatcattaacatATAATAAAACACTTCATTTAATAAGACCCTGCTTACAACAATTACAAGTATGTTAATGACAGAGGATTAGTCATTGACTCATTAGTTAAGGCAAGTGCTCAAACAAACCAAATGTAAAAACTGGACGTTTATTTAAGTTACTTTGTGGATAACACACAGAAAAATTGCACAAGTGCAAAAAAGGGTTGTGGCAGCTAATACATTCTCATAACACCCAACAAACGATTTGCAGGTATTAACATAGACAATTTAAAATACCTATTATAGTAATATACCAACAtacagatacaaaattgtcataTATGGGACTAGTGAAAACAGCTTATTATAGCTTTTCATTTGAACCGGCTTTTACAATCTTAcaaaaatgtaacaaaagtgtaaCAGAAAGAATTTAGCAAATTTAGACTTTTGTGCAAACCAAGTAAGATGATTCATTCATCATTTATCTTTTGACATCACTTGATTCTGgttaggaaacactgggcacaagtcaGTAATACACCATGGAGAGGGCGCCAAGCTATTGCAGTAGATCACACCCTCACTCGTGTTAATTTACTCACATGTACAGGGTAAGTAACAGCAGCCACTTCAACTTGTGTATGTTTTTGGTTAATAGGAGGAAGCCAAAGGCAAGATTACAACAAAGATTCTCAAGAC
Proteins encoded in this region:
- the hesx1 gene encoding homeobox expressed in ES cells 1 — translated: MASDSFTTQQNGFSLFTIDRILGLDRPEQRTIYTPHRPWTDVQPTQDDLKMNSSLEVLVTDKGKCEESVESCRRSPSWCLGRRPRTAFSSLQIEILESVFQVNSYPGIDVREELAQKLHIDEDRIQIWFQNRRAKLKRSHRESQFLMVKNVISGLQQ